From Arvicanthis niloticus isolate mArvNil1 chromosome 22, mArvNil1.pat.X, whole genome shotgun sequence, the proteins below share one genomic window:
- the Rab3ip gene encoding rab-3A-interacting protein isoform X5, protein MVREANVKQATAEKQLKEAQGKIDVLQAEVAALKTLVLSSSPTSPTQEPLVAAKTPFKRGHTRNKSTSSAMGGSHQDFSVIQPIVKDCKEADLSLYNEFRSWKDEPTMDRTCPFLDKIYQEDIFPCLTFAKSELASAVLEAVENNTLSIEPVGLQPIRFVKASAVECGGPKKCALTGQSKSCKHRIKLGDSSSYYYISPSCRYRITSVCNFFTYIRYIQQGLVKQQDVDQMFWEVMQLRKEMSLAKLGYFKEEL, encoded by the exons ATGGTGAGAGAGGCGAACGTCAAGCAGGCCACTGCAGAAAAGCAGCTGAAGGAAGCTCAAGGGAAA ATCGATGTACTTCAAGCAGAAGTGGCCGCCTTGAAGACACTCGTACTGTCCAGTTCTCCAACATCGCCTACACAGGAGCCTCTGGTGGCTGCAAAGACTCCTTTTAAAAGGGGGCACACTCGGAACAAAAGTACAAGCAGCGCCATGGGTGGGAGCCACCAGGACTTCAGCGTGATCCAGCCAATTGTAAAAGACTGCAAAGAG GCCGATTTATCTCTGTATAATGAGTTCAGATCTTGGAAGGATGAGCCCACGATGGACAGAACATGTCCTTTTTTGGACAAAATCTATCAGGAGGATATCTTCCCATGTTTAACATTCGCAAAAAGTGAg ttggcTTCAGCTGTTCTGGAGGCCGTGGAGAACAACACTCTGAGCATCGAACCAGTGGGGTTACAGCCCATCCGCTTTGTGAAGGCTTCTGCTGTCGAGTGCGGAGGGCCAAA aaAATGTGCTCTCACTGGCCAGAGTAAGTCCTGTAAGCACAGGATTAAACTAGGGGACTCCAGCAGCTATTACTATATTTCTCCTTCTTGTAGATACAGG aTCACTTCTGTATGTAACTTTTTTACATACATTCGATACATTCAGCAGGGACTTGTGAAAcagcaggatg TCGATCAGATGTTTTGGGAAGTTATGCAGTTGAGAAAGGAGATGTCGTTGGCAAAGCTGGGATATTTCAAAGAGGAACTCTGA